The Alosa sapidissima isolate fAloSap1 chromosome 16, fAloSap1.pri, whole genome shotgun sequence genome has a segment encoding these proteins:
- the lbx1a gene encoding transcription factor LBX1a, producing the protein MTSKEDAKGASVEDRRRSPLDHLPPPANSNKPLTPFSIEDILNKPSVKRSYTICGTAHLISSGEKHPSSGHPLSNRALLTQTSPLCALEELASKTFKGLEVSVLQAAEGRDGMTLFGSRNTPKKRRKSRTAFTNHQIYELEKRFLYQKYLSPADRDQIAQQLGLTNAQVITWFQNRRAKLKRDLEEMKADVESAKATGTVPFEKMAKLADLEKCANGTLGHPMPESPTLSSHESSNKLQMSPSSPLTDHTTSKECSEDEDEEIEVDD; encoded by the exons ATGACCTCCAAGGAAGACGCAAAAGGCGCCTCGGTGGAGGACCGAAGACGCAGTCCTCTGGATCACCTGCCTCCACCTGCCAACTCCAACAAGCCCCTTACGCCCTTCAGTATCGAAGACATCCTCAACAAACCCTCAGTGAAGCGAAGTTACACTATTTGCGGGACAGCGCATCTGATCTCGTCCGGGGAGAAGCATCCTTCGTCAGGTCATCCACTGTCCAATCGCGCACTTCTTACCCAAACCTCTCCTTTGTGCGCCTTGGAAGAACTAGCCAGCAAAACATTCAAAGGCCTGGAAGTGAGCGTTTTGCAAGCTGCAGAAG GTAGGGACGGTATGACACTGTTCGGGTCGCGGAATACTCCCAAAAAGCGAAGGAAGTCCCGAACGGCCTTCACCAACCACCAGATCTATGAGCTGGAGAAGCGCTTCCTTTACCAGAAATACCTGTCCCCCGCCGACAGGGATCAAATCGCCCAGCAACTGGGTCTGACAAACGCCCAGGTCATCACCTGGTTTCAGAACCGCCGAGCAAAGCTCAAGCGAGACCTGGAGGAGATGAAAGCGGACGTGGAGTCAGCCAAAGCCACGGGTACGGTTCCTTTTGAAAAAATGGCTAAACTAGCAGACCTTGAAAAGTGCGCCAACGGGACTTTAGGACATCCTATGCCCGAGTCTCCCACGCTCTCCAGCCACGAGAGctcaaacaaactgcaaatgtcgcCGTCGTCACCGTTGACAGACCACACAACGAGTAAGGAGTGCTCGGAAGACGAGGATGAGGAGATTGAGGTGGACGACTGA